The genomic interval CCCGAGCAGCGGTCTGTCCGCCAAAGGATGGAGTACCTTCGGCAGGGCGGACTTCATCCGCGTTCCCTGACCGGCGGCGAGAATAACAACACCTAGTTTCATACCTTTACCCACTGATCCATTTTGCCGTCTTTTTTCTAGCCCTTGGAGCCTGTCCGAGAATAGGCACCATAGCGAGGGGAGTCCATTTTGAGTCATTTTTTCCGGTCATTTGAGGCGAATAGTTACTCTTAATTCAACGAAAATGAGCGGAAAAAAGGGCCAAAATGGGATTTCCGCAGTAGGTGTCCTATTCTCGGACAGACTCCTAGCGTCTGCCGGGATCAGTTAATACTGCAGCTATCCGGCGCGGGCTGCATATCCTCTGGGGTGGCATCACGTACTTCCAGTACCGTAACCCGCACCTTGAGGCGCTTGCCGGCGAGGGGGTGGTTGCCATCGACCGTCAGCTTGCCATCTTCAATCTTGGTGACATAGAAGTTCTTGGTCTCCCCCCCAGGACCCTGCATCTGCACCTCGGCGCCGATCTGTCGAAACTGTGGGGGAACATTATCCAGATCATCGGTAAAAGTGAGATCCGGGTCATGGGGACCAAAACCATCCTCCGCCGAAACCATCACCTCAACGGTGGCACCGACACCCTTGCCTGCAATCGCCCGATCCATACCGCCAACCAACTCGGTCTCGCCGCCATGCACGTAGCTGACTGGAATATCGTTCTGCTCCAGCATATTGTCATCCTCATCGGCTATGGTGTAGG from Candidatus Sedimenticola sp. (ex Thyasira tokunagai) carries:
- a CDS encoding FKBP-type peptidyl-prolyl cis-trans isomerase, producing MSKEVIKPGKFVSLTYTIADEDDNMLEQNDIPVSYVHGGETELVGGMDRAIAGKGVGATVEVMVSAEDGFGPHDPDLTFTDDLDNVPPQFRQIGAEVQMQGPGGETKNFYVTKIEDGKLTVDGNHPLAGKRLKVRVTVLEVRDATPEDMQPAPDSCSIN